The DNA sequence ATGTTCGTAGTTTTCATTGTGGATTCTGCTGTGAGTATTTAAAGCGGTCTCACTGACACATCTCTTACCACAAATACTGCAGGAATAGGGTTTAATCTTGTGCTCACATGTGTGAGGCttctgtttattaaaaaatgtcCCACACTCTGTGCAGAGCTCACTGTTTTTGGGGGCAGGTGGAGGAGGATCATCATCTTGATCTTTGATTTTGTCGTCAGGTGTCTTTTTAAGCGCTCCACGCACCAAGAAATGCTTCGCTGGCTTCCAATCTTCGTCTGAATCCACGTTATCCTGATCACTCGATTCATCCATGGTGTCATTCTCCTCATCAATAACAGCATCAACCTGAGGGACCCCTGGGATATGGGTGTCATCTGTTGGCGCTGCCTGTGAGAAAATAACAGGAATGGGTATGAGTAACTGTTTTGaatattacaaataaaaaacatgaaggTGCAAGCGGATTTGTAATTCTCTCTTAACAGTCTATAAACCCACAAAATATGGTGTAGAAAACACTgaacagtgttgtgtgtgtatggtttTCCTAAAGACATTTTCTGTGGATTCACAATTCTTAAACTTCAAGCAGTGAGTCTGGATATGTTGTAGTATGTCTGACTATTCAAGTCTCACCTGTTGGGTTTCTAGAGTTACTTCTGTGCCTCCTGTCAAGTGCTGATCTTCAGCTGTTGGGACTTTAGCATTGACTTGGCTTTTCCACTGGTTTCTGTACTCACACTGCAGGCACTGTTGGTTCAAGATGATGACCACCCCATGGGTGACCTTTTCTGTCTTGACTTCAGAGCCACATAATGGGCACTTGTGGCTGAACAACTGGAGGAGGCGTTTTTCATTCACAACATACTTTCCTTTCGTCTGCACAAGTGCGACTCTGAATatcaattaaaatgaaatattaaaacacCAACCAGATGTAAGACttagacaaattaaacaaaaatatgaaccACAGTTTTAAAGAACACTTACTTTTCTCTGATCAAATcaaaatttttattttgtggttgCATCTGGCCATGTACAGATATAACAGCATCTGAAGCATCAGATGAACATGAGACATCTGTTGGGACTGGGCTTCCTCGGTCTGCTGCAAATTAAGTTTAAAGTGTGAAAACATTCTGCACTTTTAATAACACATGTTCatatttagacattttttaCCCGTTAACAGCTTTGATTCTTCAGAAGAGGAAGTTGGACCATCACATGGTTTAAGCTGATCTCGCTCACAAGTAACTTCTGTGGTTTCCTCAGGCTCCTACAcaaagtaacaaaaataaaagattgtAGTTATAACCAAAGGCAACAAACATTATAACTGTGTTTGGTTGATGATACGATAAGTTAGGTTATGAtctaatattaaaatatatatgagcATTGATTATACAGTGTTTACACTTACCAACTGGAATGGCTAtaagcatgtaaacatggaCGACTAATGTGTAGTAGCACTATAGTGCTAAGTCAATAATGGCATATTACGCACCTGTTCTTACGAGCAACATCTGAGGgaacatgtaaaaacacaatATGTAGATTAGCACTAGTCAGTTTGCTTATGAAAATATGTGGCACTGCATCTCTTGATATTTAGTGTGGAAAGGAGAGGACATTGCATTTATGTTGCTATGTGTTTACTATGTTGTTATTATGCTTGTTCGAGAGATGCATGGCACCCCACTGTATTTTACTACCTACTGCAGCACTCATCTCAAATGTCTCAAATGTCTCAAATGTCTCTGTCCTTGTGTTTGTgaatatacatatttttgtttgttttgtacctGTAGAGTCACCACTGTTTTAATTTTGCACCAATAAAGGGGAAGACATCCCTTGGGTAATCCTGCCTTGTAATTTTGTCTTAACTTTATTTGATTAACAATTAAACACCTACTTCTCTATCTGTAGGTTAAATTGGAAGATTCTTGCAGGatatatttactgtaaatatcAATTAAATTCATACTCTTAACGTGACCTGTTTctgattatcatcatcattaagcacacatttatttatgttatgtAGTAAACAAATGACTGCATTTGAACGCAGCATTTGTTGGCGTATTTGACTTAAGTGACCTGCATTAACCTAGTTTAGACTTTAAGTATTAAGACAAACTATAAATGGAGCTGCATTAGGTGATGATGGTAATGATGTCTGACTGagatggctgcagctgtctgagCAGACTCACCACTTTTGGGCTCCTCAGATTGGTCTCAGgctcctctgactctgacttGACACACACTGATGGGACAGCACTGGGATTTAACATGAGTTGGGCCGTGTCAGTCACACCTGAGCGGCTCGGTGTCGGTTTGTCAAAGCAGTCAGCTTTAAAGTGTTCGCTACAGATTGTAATGTCAGTCCAGGACGACTCTTTAAATCGCTGTTTATTGACTGTGGCGAGAAACTGGACCCACTCCAGCCTCCTCTCTGGATCCTCCGGTAACTTGAACCGTTGCGCACTGCGACGCCACGAATCACAGCCGACAACGGAGCACATCCTGGATTTATTATCTATCACTACTGTGTGTGAACTGTTGACGTGGACTGTTCGCGTTGTTACCGTTCATAAACACCAGAAGATGAATATGACCATCTTTCAACCGCAGCAACACCGCTAAGCTAATTGAGCTAGCCGTTATTCCTACAGTGAAAGTGGGGACTGAATGGGCGGGGTTTAGAGGACAGGTACGCACGGTTTGCTCCCACGCGTACACCGGCGAGTATGAATTATAGAAGGAACTGACTGAGTAATGCGGATAAAGAAAACGGGGATGTCTGAAAATCGAGCGGACCCAAGGTGACGGTTGCCTAGATACAGAGAAAAACGTCACTCTAACAAGTTAGCATGAGACACAACCCTAACAACCTTCAacgtaatttaaaaaaagactttaaagTCATCACTTTTCCTAGtttttgtaaaaagaaaatgtttaagtCAAATTATTGataatataaattattatttttttatatatttttatttttgcatttttccactAGCTATGTGTTTAAATTCTTCGCCCTAATGTACCTACTTAGAGTTTCTTCTGTTAGCAttgacacacacatttgttgcATTTACTGACTAGAAAGTTAGTCCtgtgaaagtttaaaaaaagactgataATGACCAAGTGCAGGTGTGTATAATATCCAGCAGATGGAGGTGTTGGACTTTAAAAGTTTTGACTTGCCAGTGTTTGACTATAGTCTGGTATTGATATTGAAAATCACCTGTCAGTTTTGAAATAAATTTGGAAGTCAAACATTTGGGAAatagtgggattttttttctgtgtaggtttgataaaaaaaaaaaaaacctttttattacattgcatacatggatggattactgactGGGcacaggggcccaaagtgtcaggggacaccctgaccttcacctgcaaattgtcactcaaattaacatacactaaccaggaagagactcaaaatgatcacaaagagacacaaaaagaccacaaagggATACAAAGAAacagcaaagagacacacaacaacaacaaaatacacaaaatgacctaaaagagagacagaatgactccaaagagacacataacaacACCAAAAAGTCTGAGCTGGCTACAAACGTCTTTTGACGTTCATATtaggttgaatttaggttgtgatgtTGGGTGACCAAATTTCAATGTCAGGACAACCTCTAATGCCAGTGAAAACTGACCCAGTCGCAGCCCTGAGGggtgaaaagtgaagccaacacGGACGTGCCAAAagtgcagttctttgaacagcCGCATGAGGCTGGCTTCAGAAGCGAGACAATCACCATCAaccaccatgttaaaatgcccaactttacagcagaagtaaacatgtttacagcctggcacaaaaaatGAGGATGTGCGAGGGTGAGTATTTATAAttcactcatttacattttattaaggtttaaagtttAACGTAagaggctgtctgctgataatgtccctggcttctcagtcagatcccaGATAtgggctccaaaaaaccaagatggcgacggctgaAATACCAAACTCGAGGCCTTAaacaagagtccacaaaccaatgggtgatgtcatggttgATATGTCCATTTTTTTACAGTCTTTGTGTAAAATACTGACAACAgatgatgttgatattttgttggttttaagttgtgttgtaaATTAACCAAAATTCAGCATCTTCCAAACGCCTCATGCCAATGTCATCTTGATGTAGAACAACAGCATTTAGTCTTAAGGCATGGAGAACAAATCCCAACATATGTAAAGCATCATAATGTCTACATCCCCATCGCATCACATTCAAATTATTGTCAACCTGATCCAAACAAAACTTAACATCTGTCTGACCTAAGGGTCCAACACCTTTCTGACGTCATTTAGACATCAGGTGCCTGCAGGGTTGCACCTATGTAGAAGAGGTGGTGGGGTATTTTGCCTATttttgcccaggggcccactctCTCATAATGAACCCATGGTTCTGAATCATATGATGTGAAACAGAACATGAATTGTCAGCACTCAGTTCAGACAAGAACGTTCAAAAGCGTGTTCCATGTTGTGGCTTCTGAAAGTACTTTGTCAACTGATTTATGTATTAGCAAATAAAGTATTGTACCAGAGTAATGTGGAGATAACATTTCTCAGTCTGCTCTTTGAGTCACATGACTATCACCTAACTACAGAAGCAGATGGTTGTAACCTACAGTCTCCTACTCTGTCAACATACACATCAAACCCCCCTGAGTTCTCCAGTCATACATTCCCCAAagatgacctgtgtgtgtgtgtgtaggtgtgtgtgcagCTTTGTAAAGCAGTTAACAGATCTACTCCCTCCAAGTCAAAGAGCACATGTTTTCCAGGAGGTGGAGCACTCACTGTAGCTACAGTGCGTGCCtcgtgttttgtgtctcagagGATCTGTAAGTGTAAAGAATCAGTGAATTCTGTCTTTTAACTATTTAATGTCCATATGGCCAGGTTTGTTAGGGGCCCAAAAACATGCCCATTTGTTGACGCATCTTGCACCTTACACATATCCAGTAATGTAAGTTTCTTCGCTTGAAAAATCAGTAGATATCTTGGCCTGGCATCACATGTTGTAATACTGACTTTTCCCTGAAGCTCACAGCAGGGACGCGTGGCTGAAAGATGCACTCAGGGTCATGTCTGTGGGTTTACACAGACATGACCCTGAACAAACAGGAACACCCCTCACAACTGGAGCCTCCGCAGCAGGCGTATGTAGCAGGTGGTGACAAGTTACTTTCCTGTGTCCCCCTGGGCATGACACATGTATCACcaatgtccaaaaacatgctAGGACTTTACGACAGGAGAAAGAAATGATAGGTCTTTGTGGATTGACTTACTTTCCCGCTGGGTGTTTGGAGGATGTCTGCTTCCTGCATATCTGACAAGCTATTCCATGTGTCCATTAATCAGAGCTATATCTGCCCCGAGGAGGCCAGTCGATCAATATCTCATCACCCTGCCTCAACATTCACatccttgtgtttgtttgtatgtgtgcacatgctTGTGATACAGAAGTATTTAGTCCGCATTAATCTGAATTGCAGTTTTTCTTCTTAATGAGTGTTTGGTTTTATTCAGAAAATAGGATGAGGCCAGATTAGTTACCACACCGATGCAAGTCAAGGACAATCCGCATTCCAAAAACCTCTCTCAGTTCTCTCTTCCTTTGATATCATCATTCACCATCAGCTTATTTGCTGAATGTGCTGAAACTTCAAAGGCTGATGCTTGGTAAGAATGTGCTGTTAAACTGTAAACAGTAGGATGGGGCAATAAACCCGTCAGTGAACACAAACACCCAGTGTGAGAAGATCATCTCCACGGTTTACACAGCAACAAACCCATTCCTTTCAAGGCGACTGCGGCCAATATGAAGTTCCCATGTGACTGGGCCAGAGAAAGGAGGGAAAACTGCTCCAAAAAGTgcagaaaatgtaattttcttGGACGTCTGAGCACAACGGAATTTGACCCCTGACTCCCGTTTACGTGCTATCCTCCTTCATCATATCAATTCTTGGGAAAGAGAGCGAGCTGCAGTCGAAACATGTCAGCTGCCTTTCACATTCGCAGAGGAATGTTGGCGAGTCTTCACAATGTTGTCAGTCAGTACGCCAGATAAGAGCTCTCAGTTCATAAATAAGATTGATGGCATCTCGCATACCGCCAGTTCCTGCTCTGTGTTTTCCCATACAAGCTTCTCTGTCAAAAGCATCCGCACTATCTCACCAGCTCATATCCTCTCTGCCCAAGTCCAGGCATGCTTAGGTGTTTTAACATATTCCCCGTCCAATTATCAAACCACACTACAGCAGGATGCAGTCAGCCTTTGCTTGCTCAGGTGTGAGTAAGAGTGGAATATGTCtaaaagctggcacagaaaaccAACATTAATGGATAACTTTAAAGGATGTGTGTTGGCCCCACAATGCCACTCAATTGTTCAAATCAGGAGCCTCAGATAAGTTTCAACATGTAAAAGACAAAAAGCTCTGTTTTCATTTATAGTATCTAAACTTAATTCTTTTACACCTTAAAGGAGCTCTAGATCAGCTGGTTCAGCctcggggtccagatttctcctgagtcattacttcaaggtccacattgtttaaaatattcagcagcAGCCTACAGGTTTGGCCATGTTATTGAGCTTTGCTGTCTCTGCTAAaaagctgtctgttagtcactcactctacagcaggagacggcacttcaaaatacaagctctgtgctggaaattcactgtactggggcgactgtggctcagagttagagcgggtcgtccaccaatcggacAATCAGCGGTCCTcgtccagtctgcatgttgaagtatccttgagcaagatactgcaCCCcaaatagagtgtgccagtaaacctggaactccgttagcacttttagcacttccggttctctcgtctaaaagtcaatacatttttttgaatggtattttggtaaaatgcctcaaataaggtctgtggttaacaaaagcttaagcaagtttcaggttttgttctacgtcataaaacacgtcagtaaataccctacttgtgaattttgaagcttttacgtgtcgtaaaaaaagcagttgctaacaagttgctcaatacgactacaaactctgtcggggacattaaacgtcatcacccccaaacaggcgagagtgctggcagtccacCATTACAGCGGCGACGTCAgcagtggcggtgacgtcaacagtcatgcgaccgtgaagtagtcatgtagtccgttaaagcctaacgttagctttttacttctggcgatcgcatttaagcttcaaatgtggtatgaaaggtgttcatatgtgaagattatctcgctgaacaaaacctgtaagtatcataaacttgtgttagccacagagcttattttctgacataatccaaaacgcaatgcaaaaatcacattcacttggatgactagaaaggtatggagttagatttgtgtctttattacatgcgagaaaataaatgatatgagagaaaaaaaatgtttgagagaaaaaaaaatatttgagagaaaaagttttcacactgatagcaaaaaataataatatttgagactaaagAAAGTTTTGAGAttaagtattttgtcatagaatataaatacaaataattttTCCACCGTGGTCGATTCACCGGCATAGATGCGCTGCGTTATTTGGGAGTGGAGACTCCAATGTTTGGGTAAGATGATGACACACAagatgaatgattcagttgaattcgactcccaagacAATCCTCACCCAGCTGTCAATTTGATTGAGACTGACTAATAGGAACGTGGCCCCGtccatgacattattttcacactgatagcaaaaaaataatatttgagagtaaaaaaaaaggttttttgagagtttttttttctcagaaatcattttttaaatctcaaattatttttttatattctatgacaaaatactttctctcaaaacttttgttagtcattatttttttgctatcagtgtgaaaactttctcgctctaatattttttttttctctcatatcatCTATTTTCtcacatgtaataaagacacaaatctaactccataaAAGGCGCTATACTGCAGGTGCAGGTCCATTTCcatccatttaaaatatttttttacaaacttgacatgttctcAAGTCACTTGTGGCCCATTCAGTTTGGgttgcaacccacttttgggcCATGACCCACTAGTTGGGAACTACTGCTCAAAACCATATTCAGTGCTTATCTGCACACAACTCTCaactaacagtgctaacagtgcgAACAgcgctaacaacagcaacagtgctgacagagctaaagGGGTTTGACTTGGGGGCAGAGGATGGGCACTTTTTATTGTGGGACAATGGCATTACTTTCAGGGGTAACCACTGTATGACACACAGGGTCTCACATGCATACACAGCCGGACCATCTACCACAACAAACAACATACACAGAAGCTCAGGTTACAACAcgcacacagagggagcgtAACTTCATCCACTCATCAAGACGCCAtcactccactatatctttagcAAATAGTTGTTGCTGTTATATTACTGCTCTGAATATCTCATAGAGCTCCTTTGTAGGAGCTATTTGATACATTTGGCatgttttattatataaatacaATAGAAAAGTGCCCCCACACTGGAATTAAAGCTCCCTTAGAAGCACCATTTCAACCCAGCGCTGGTCTATT is a window from the Epinephelus fuscoguttatus linkage group LG15, E.fuscoguttatus.final_Chr_v1 genome containing:
- the LOC125902462 gene encoding serendipity locus protein delta-like isoform X2, with the translated sequence MCSVVGCDSWRRSAQRFKLPEDPERRLEWVQFLATVNKQRFKESSWTDITICSEHFKADCFDKPTPSRSGVTDTAQLMLNPSAVPSVCVKSESEEPETNLRSPKVEPEETTEVTCERDQLKPCDGPTSSSEESKLLTDRGSPVPTDVSCSSDASDAVISVHGQMQPQNKNFDLIREKVALVQTKGKYVVNEKRLLQLFSHKCPLCGSEVKTEKVTHGVVIILNQQCLQCEYRNQWKSQVNAKVPTAEDQHLTGGTEVTLETQQAAPTDDTHIPGVPQVDAVIDEENDTMDESSDQDNVDSDEDWKPAKHFLVRGALKKTPDDKIKDQDDDPPPPAPKNSELCTECGTFFNKQKPHTCEHKIKPYSCSICGKRCVSETALNTHSRIHNENYEHRCKFCHATFKTKAGKVTHEQVHVTQGKPYKCPDCSETFATNKERKIHLEDHRGPPQLKCDICGTEFLWPLSLQRHLAVHTGLKPFKCSVCQRGFNQASHLKSHMRLHTGERPFKCQHCGERFNHNVSLKSHVQRYHTSDSGHEQKKINTEEEEDPDSEDEVQKRTYRPKNKRKTTGRPIGRPKSHEPSNLQEGQCSNTNTGNLQGQMLKRAQCSDEESKDSGTAFDSAEAEEKSCKEATKKNSDSDSDFDPEKRKKKRNSSQSGGKSSGKRRGKPCKSVEEES
- the LOC125902462 gene encoding serendipity locus protein delta-like isoform X1; translated protein: MCSVVGCDSWRRSAQRFKLPEDPERRLEWVQFLATVNKQRFKESSWTDITICSEHFKADCFDKPTPSRSGVTDTAQLMLNPSAVPSVCVKSESEEPETNLRSPKVEPEETTEVTCERDQLKPCDGPTSSSEESKLLTADRGSPVPTDVSCSSDASDAVISVHGQMQPQNKNFDLIREKVALVQTKGKYVVNEKRLLQLFSHKCPLCGSEVKTEKVTHGVVIILNQQCLQCEYRNQWKSQVNAKVPTAEDQHLTGGTEVTLETQQAAPTDDTHIPGVPQVDAVIDEENDTMDESSDQDNVDSDEDWKPAKHFLVRGALKKTPDDKIKDQDDDPPPPAPKNSELCTECGTFFNKQKPHTCEHKIKPYSCSICGKRCVSETALNTHSRIHNENYEHRCKFCHATFKTKAGKVTHEQVHVTQGKPYKCPDCSETFATNKERKIHLEDHRGPPQLKCDICGTEFLWPLSLQRHLAVHTGLKPFKCSVCQRGFNQASHLKSHMRLHTGERPFKCQHCGERFNHNVSLKSHVQRYHTSDSGHEQKKINTEEEEDPDSEDEVQKRTYRPKNKRKTTGRPIGRPKSHEPSNLQEGQCSNTNTGNLQGQMLKRAQCSDEESKDSGTAFDSAEAEEKSCKEATKKNSDSDSDFDPEKRKKKRNSSQSGGKSSGKRRGKPCKSVEEES